One part of the Leptolyngbya sp. FACHB-261 genome encodes these proteins:
- a CDS encoding GAF domain-containing protein, with translation MSDHLPTQDQTAPHHTDQLTEGDSGLDSLQAGFQADGDVSLAQTEQPAPELWAKRDLDPSSLLSGAKRRLAWLDSFKRRSRLLIAVIEPGTWAVRYANDYFCQFTGLEVLAPSQGVKTRLVDLLHELDGRPAHDLYLRHILYLILRDVYQVELSELRPFEEPLVASVSSPLYPEPRLVEFWLHPDELKISQSEAPVPELGAWDPKRMPLGELEEKLRDPEQLHAFARHLHLERYRFGRIQGSILFEGSDVTVRETIRRINQLLIDRDSILHPEKFQQLNQLMRALFRASNSIILSAEGDQAKLFRHADQQLEVTAHSMRALQGSQFVRALEANQVWTVTDLALDCQTDCERQLLEQGVHSLLLIPLVVPAAESGTGHRQVLGLVGLTSDRPNHFDRVDCRHAKQLIPSFITAVSQAIRQRFSNIHPAVEWRFLQESERRTWGLPPEPIVFSNVYPLYGISDIRGSSQERNRAIQADLLHQFKLGLKVLDTVCAAQETAFGEQLRLDLLDHLEKLRAGVTVDVEVTAAHYLSHQLEAHFDYFSRCSAAARTAVETYRSACANEHQAVYVARAHYDQAVNEINHLLRDVWERWQQRMQHITPHYCDVQITDGIDHMIYAGAAIDQQFCQFHLHSLRYEQLRAMCDCARATLEIRNTNAEMGVAHLVLVQDSTVEIYHNEKAERLFDVRGTHDTRYEIVKKRIEKAVAEHTQMRITQPGMLTLVYSTDEEQQEYQGYLRYLMREGWIEPLIESGNIEPLQGVSGLRFARAKVLPAP, from the coding sequence ATGAGCGACCATCTACCGACTCAAGATCAGACTGCTCCGCACCACACAGACCAGTTGACAGAAGGCGATAGCGGTTTGGACTCGCTTCAAGCAGGTTTCCAAGCCGATGGGGATGTATCTCTAGCTCAGACAGAACAGCCTGCCCCAGAGCTGTGGGCGAAACGGGATCTTGATCCTAGCTCACTGCTGTCTGGAGCGAAGCGCCGTCTAGCTTGGCTCGACAGCTTCAAGCGCCGCAGCCGTTTGCTGATTGCGGTGATTGAACCGGGCACCTGGGCCGTTCGCTATGCCAATGACTACTTCTGTCAGTTTACGGGATTGGAAGTTCTGGCTCCCAGTCAGGGTGTAAAAACCCGCTTAGTCGATCTGTTGCATGAGTTAGATGGTCGCCCCGCGCATGATCTTTATCTGCGGCACATTCTCTATCTGATTCTGCGGGATGTGTATCAGGTAGAGCTGTCGGAGTTGCGCCCCTTCGAGGAGCCCCTAGTCGCCTCTGTCTCCAGTCCCCTCTACCCCGAGCCGCGTCTAGTAGAGTTTTGGCTGCACCCGGACGAGCTGAAGATTTCCCAGTCAGAGGCGCCTGTGCCGGAGTTGGGCGCTTGGGATCCTAAACGCATGCCCCTGGGTGAACTAGAGGAAAAGCTGCGGGATCCGGAGCAACTGCATGCCTTTGCGCGTCACCTGCATCTAGAGCGCTATCGGTTTGGGCGCATTCAGGGATCGATTTTGTTTGAAGGATCCGATGTGACGGTGCGCGAAACGATTCGGCGCATCAACCAGTTGTTGATTGACCGGGATTCGATTCTGCACCCCGAAAAGTTTCAGCAGCTCAACCAGTTGATGCGTGCGTTGTTTCGCGCCAGCAACAGCATTATTCTCAGTGCCGAAGGCGATCAGGCAAAGCTGTTCAGGCACGCCGATCAGCAATTAGAGGTTACCGCCCACTCCATGCGAGCTTTGCAGGGCTCTCAGTTCGTGCGCGCCCTAGAAGCCAATCAGGTTTGGACTGTGACCGACTTGGCGTTGGATTGCCAGACTGACTGCGAGCGGCAACTGCTAGAGCAGGGGGTGCATTCGCTGCTGTTGATTCCGCTGGTTGTGCCTGCGGCGGAGTCGGGGACAGGGCATCGACAGGTTCTGGGCTTGGTAGGTCTGACCAGTGACCGGCCTAACCACTTCGACCGGGTCGATTGTCGCCATGCCAAACAGCTGATTCCTTCGTTTATCACAGCAGTCAGTCAAGCGATTCGGCAGCGCTTCAGCAACATTCACCCGGCTGTAGAGTGGCGCTTTTTACAGGAGTCAGAGCGACGCACCTGGGGGCTGCCACCGGAGCCGATTGTCTTCTCCAATGTCTATCCGCTTTACGGCATCTCCGATATCCGGGGCTCTTCGCAGGAGCGCAACCGGGCGATCCAGGCCGACTTGCTGCACCAATTCAAGTTGGGGCTTAAGGTTCTAGATACAGTGTGTGCAGCTCAAGAAACGGCGTTTGGCGAACAACTACGCCTAGACCTGCTAGACCATCTGGAGAAGCTGCGGGCTGGCGTCACAGTTGATGTTGAGGTCACTGCTGCCCATTACTTAAGCCACCAGCTAGAAGCCCATTTCGACTACTTCAGTCGCTGTAGCGCTGCGGCCCGCACTGCGGTCGAGACTTACCGCTCAGCCTGTGCCAATGAGCATCAGGCGGTTTATGTAGCGCGGGCTCACTACGACCAAGCAGTTAACGAGATCAATCATTTGCTGCGGGACGTTTGGGAGCGTTGGCAGCAACGCATGCAGCACATTACGCCCCATTACTGTGATGTCCAGATCACAGATGGCATCGACCACATGATCTATGCCGGGGCTGCAATTGACCAGCAGTTCTGTCAGTTCCATTTGCATAGTCTGCGCTACGAGCAATTGCGAGCCATGTGCGACTGTGCGCGGGCGACTTTGGAGATCCGCAATACTAATGCCGAGATGGGGGTAGCCCATTTGGTGCTGGTGCAAGATTCAACGGTAGAGATTTACCACAACGAAAAAGCCGAGCGTCTGTTCGATGTGCGTGGCACCCACGATACGCGCTACGAAATTGTCAAAAAGCGCATCGAAAAAGCCGTAGCTGAACACACACAGATGCGAATTACGCAGCCGGGAATGCTGACCCTGGTTTACTCCACGGATGAAGAGCAGCAGGAGTACCAGGGATATCTGCGTTATCTCATGCGCGAAGGCTGGATTGAGCCTTTGATTGAGTCTGGTAATATCGAGCCCCTCCAAGGCGTTAGCGGTTTAAGATTTGCGCGTGCCAAGGTATTACCGGCGCCTTAA
- a CDS encoding 4'-phosphopantetheinyl transferase superfamily protein, which translates to MSSSGSDSNFTANSVWHSPPAKLTLSASEVHVWCASLEQSASQIQRFKQTLSVDELKRAERFHFEQHRQHFIAGRGLLRTILSRYLALEPGQLQFTYGPRGKPALTAHSEEIQFNLSHAQGLALYAITRQRELGIDLEGARPIAQVVQLAQRFFSPQEYAVIQSLPGEQQQAAFLRGWTCKEAYLKAIGDGLAFPLDQVEVNLWPQEPAELVRIAGSVEAAQNWSLQELPMPTGYAAALVVKGDGCSLTCWRWPEAADL; encoded by the coding sequence ATGTCAAGTTCAGGCTCTGACTCTAATTTCACCGCTAATTCTGTTTGGCATTCGCCACCTGCCAAGCTAACGCTGTCGGCATCTGAGGTTCATGTTTGGTGTGCTTCGCTGGAACAATCCGCCTCGCAGATCCAGCGATTCAAGCAAACCCTTTCCGTTGACGAGTTAAAGAGAGCTGAGCGCTTTCATTTTGAGCAGCATCGACAGCACTTCATTGCTGGACGGGGTTTGCTCAGAACGATTTTGAGCCGCTATCTGGCACTTGAACCAGGTCAGTTGCAATTCACCTACGGTCCTCGTGGTAAACCGGCTTTAACGGCTCACAGTGAAGAGATTCAGTTCAACCTATCCCATGCCCAAGGGTTGGCTTTGTATGCGATAACCCGGCAGCGTGAACTGGGCATTGACCTCGAAGGTGCGCGTCCCATTGCTCAGGTGGTGCAACTGGCTCAACGCTTCTTTTCGCCGCAGGAATATGCCGTTATTCAGTCTCTTCCAGGGGAGCAACAACAGGCAGCATTTCTGCGCGGTTGGACTTGCAAAGAAGCTTATCTCAAGGCAATCGGGGATGGTTTGGCTTTTCCCTTGGACCAAGTGGAAGTCAATTTGTGGCCTCAAGAACCAGCAGAGCTAGTCCGAATTGCAGGCAGCGTGGAAGCGGCTCAGAACTGGTCGCTGCAAGAATTGCCTATGCCAACTGGTTATGCTGCTGCTCTGGTAGTGAAAGGAGATGGCTGCTCTCTAACTTGCTGGAGATGGCCAGAAGCAGCAGATCTGTAA
- a CDS encoding RDD family protein encodes MQTQTRVQPNVQVLGRRFGAFVIDAAVLNLLRIVVGNVFGVERFTQGSPWAATVGGAAWFSSSVQLDWPWQLLLLVTYFMLQEALFGATLGKWAVRLRVVDLSGRRVRWLGALGRNLLRPVDYWFALGALVMARSPKRQRLGDYLASTLVVDADSVPQGLCPRAEVRRNRIALLVLMLLFTGFCAGFSYYGRPPLLIRSWANTGQFLFRERVDPYSLGKPSSYRPTSYNLGKPSRGRGSITYPIRYQRTGSNTPCEGKLTLRWMNFWEGWRPESVESTCGQQRNPESF; translated from the coding sequence ATGCAGACACAAACAAGGGTGCAGCCCAATGTGCAGGTTCTCGGTCGGCGGTTCGGTGCGTTTGTCATTGATGCCGCAGTTCTCAACTTGCTGCGAATCGTGGTGGGGAATGTCTTTGGTGTTGAACGGTTCACCCAGGGTTCGCCCTGGGCAGCTACAGTCGGCGGTGCTGCTTGGTTTTCCAGTTCGGTTCAGCTGGACTGGCCCTGGCAGCTATTGCTGTTAGTGACCTACTTCATGTTGCAGGAGGCGCTCTTTGGCGCGACCTTAGGCAAGTGGGCTGTGCGCTTACGGGTGGTTGATCTGTCGGGTCGGCGCGTCCGTTGGCTGGGGGCTTTGGGACGGAATCTGCTGCGCCCAGTCGATTATTGGTTTGCTCTAGGGGCTCTGGTGATGGCACGCTCGCCTAAACGTCAGCGCCTGGGTGATTATCTCGCAAGTACCTTGGTCGTGGATGCAGACTCAGTGCCTCAGGGTCTTTGTCCACGCGCAGAGGTTCGCCGCAACCGCATAGCGCTGCTGGTGCTGATGCTGCTGTTTACTGGCTTCTGTGCGGGTTTCTCGTACTATGGCCGTCCGCCTTTGCTGATTCGAAGCTGGGCCAATACGGGCCAATTCTTGTTCAGAGAGCGCGTGGACCCATATAGCTTAGGTAAGCCTAGTTCCTACAGACCCACTTCCTACAACTTGGGTAAGCCTAGTCGAGGCAGGGGCAGCATCACTTATCCCATTCGCTATCAGCGCACAGGCAGCAATACACCTTGTGAAGGCAAGCTCACCTTGAGGTGGATGAACTTCTGGGAGGGCTGGCGACCGGAAAGCGTTGAGAGCACTTGCGGTCAGCAGAGAAATCCTGAATCGTTTTAG
- a CDS encoding carboxylesterase: MTSTSYPQFAAELRQTIRHQEDEQSLNEGCRSRFWLQDRKTERVVLFFHGFTACPEQFDSVGPALYDLGYNVVAPLQPGHGCQGDWGADQPPPLSDLIEPYLEFAEHWLRQAQALGEQVIVSGLSSGGTLAAWLAFTHAAEVERAMLYAPYLGSSPKVLNWAIEAAKPLDHLIYLPWLKAPDTVTQHGYPGFRLSALQIFLDLGREVLQLAQTQRGAPLLLVSSESDWSASNSEHQALFENAVQAQPHSWYACFDQKLKVPHTMMREVDGNDYEYLLISLTRAYLQSDFTSQELQQLAAEVKQGRSLEQVLAERGWLKRLTPDLPVVLQQLSLDPQAQS, from the coding sequence ATGACCAGCACTTCTTACCCCCAGTTCGCGGCTGAATTGCGGCAAACCATCCGTCACCAAGAAGATGAGCAGTCCTTAAACGAGGGCTGCCGTTCGCGCTTCTGGTTGCAGGACCGCAAGACAGAGCGGGTGGTGCTGTTCTTTCATGGCTTCACCGCCTGCCCTGAGCAATTCGATTCTGTGGGACCAGCCTTGTACGACCTGGGCTACAACGTGGTTGCACCCTTGCAGCCTGGTCACGGTTGCCAGGGCGATTGGGGAGCCGACCAGCCACCGCCTTTGTCCGATCTCATTGAGCCCTATCTGGAGTTTGCAGAGCACTGGCTCCGGCAGGCCCAGGCCTTGGGCGAGCAGGTGATTGTGTCGGGCCTCTCCAGTGGCGGTACGCTAGCAGCCTGGCTCGCCTTCACCCACGCGGCTGAGGTGGAGCGGGCCATGCTCTACGCGCCCTATCTGGGCTCCAGCCCCAAGGTGCTCAATTGGGCGATCGAAGCCGCCAAACCCCTAGATCATCTGATTTACCTGCCCTGGCTTAAGGCTCCAGATACAGTCACTCAGCATGGTTACCCCGGCTTTCGCCTCTCGGCTCTGCAAATCTTTCTAGATTTAGGCCGTGAAGTGTTGCAATTGGCCCAGACCCAACGCGGTGCCCCCTTGCTGCTAGTCTCCAGTGAAAGCGACTGGTCCGCCAGCAATAGCGAGCATCAGGCTTTGTTTGAGAATGCAGTGCAAGCACAGCCCCACAGTTGGTATGCCTGCTTCGACCAGAAGCTCAAAGTGCCGCACACAATGATGCGCGAAGTCGATGGCAATGACTATGAGTACTTGCTGATTAGCCTGACACGCGCCTACCTGCAAAGCGATTTCACCAGCCAGGAATTACAGCAATTAGCAGCCGAAGTGAAGCAGGGACGCAGCCTTGAGCAAGTGCTTGCAGAGCGAGGTTGGCTAAAGCGTTTGACCCCAGATTTGCCAGTTGTTCTACAGCAGTTATCTCTTGATCCACAAGCACAGTCATAG
- a CDS encoding SMP-30/gluconolactonase/LRE family protein, producing the protein MPLIRNSETKVETIAVGFEFAEGPVWHPDGFLLFSDTSADTIYRWLPEGKIEIFRCPAGYPNGNTWDRQGRLVTAQHDRRLTRTEPDGMVVTLASHYEGKKLNSPNDVLVKSDGSIYFTDPPYGILEGSAVEPQPEELGFYGVYHLADDGTLTLLIADLMRPNGLVFTPDEQKLYVSDSQEGNVWVFEVRPDGTVTNGSIFADLKLPDQEPLADGLAVDSQGNLYATGPEGIWIFSPAGELLDKILLPENCSNVAWGDSDYKTLYITTYSSLYRIRLNIPGLPVWPMAN; encoded by the coding sequence ATGCCACTTATTCGCAACTCTGAAACCAAGGTAGAAACGATAGCGGTAGGTTTCGAATTTGCAGAAGGCCCAGTTTGGCATCCGGACGGTTTTTTGCTATTCAGTGATACGTCTGCTGACACAATCTATCGCTGGCTTCCCGAGGGCAAAATAGAGATCTTTCGCTGTCCTGCGGGTTATCCCAATGGCAATACCTGGGACCGTCAGGGGCGATTAGTGACTGCGCAGCATGACCGCAGACTAACGCGCACTGAACCAGATGGCATGGTTGTTACTTTAGCCTCGCATTACGAGGGCAAGAAGCTCAATAGCCCCAATGACGTTTTGGTGAAATCGGATGGCAGCATTTATTTCACCGATCCACCCTATGGCATTCTTGAAGGCTCAGCGGTGGAGCCGCAACCTGAAGAGCTTGGCTTTTATGGCGTTTACCATTTGGCAGATGATGGAACTCTGACTCTGCTGATTGCCGATTTGATGCGTCCTAATGGACTGGTCTTTACGCCTGATGAACAAAAGTTGTATGTGAGTGATTCACAGGAGGGCAATGTCTGGGTCTTTGAAGTTAGGCCGGATGGTACTGTGACTAATGGCAGTATTTTTGCCGACCTGAAACTGCCCGATCAGGAGCCGCTTGCCGATGGTTTGGCAGTAGATTCTCAAGGCAATCTTTACGCTACTGGACCTGAGGGAATTTGGATTTTTTCGCCTGCTGGTGAGCTGCTGGATAAGATTCTCTTACCTGAGAATTGCAGCAATGTAGCTTGGGGAGATAGCGATTACAAGACGCTCTATATCACCACCTACTCTAGTCTCTATCGCATTCGGCTTAATATTCCAGGTCTACCGGTATGGCCAATGGCTAATTAA
- a CDS encoding PIN domain-containing protein: MTYLLDTNACIGYLTRRSSPIVQKLALLTPQDIVLCEIVKAELYYGAYKGSRLESNLAVLDEFFSRFVSLPFNQEAAQEYGRVRSHLEALGLPIGPLDLQIAAIALAHNVTLVTHNTREFSRISQLRIEDWEA; encoded by the coding sequence GTGACCTACCTGTTAGACACCAATGCTTGCATTGGCTATCTCACCCGTCGCAGCTCACCGATTGTGCAAAAGTTAGCGTTGCTGACGCCCCAGGATATTGTTCTCTGCGAGATTGTGAAGGCAGAACTTTACTATGGAGCCTACAAAGGCTCACGTCTAGAAAGCAATTTAGCAGTGCTGGACGAATTCTTCAGTCGCTTTGTTAGCCTGCCTTTTAACCAGGAAGCAGCCCAAGAGTATGGTCGTGTCCGCTCACACTTGGAGGCATTGGGTCTGCCCATTGGCCCACTAGATTTGCAGATTGCTGCAATTGCACTTGCCCACAACGTAACTCTGGTCACTCACAACACACGCGAATTCAGCCGTATTTCACAGCTGCGAATCGAAGACTGGGAGGCTTGA
- a CDS encoding formamidase, whose product MSGLGGLNKSPDGVVIGLVQLQLPVVATPEDLVTQTGRICDMVAKARRNLPSMDLVVFPEYSLHGLSMDTNPESMCRLDGPEVAAFQAACRQHKIWGCFSLMEYNPNGNPYNSGIIIDDTGEIQLYYRKLHPWVPVEPWEPGNLGIPVCKGPNGSTLALIICHDGMFPEMARECAYKGADIMLRTAGYTAPIRHAWNITNQANAFCNLIYTASVCMCGSDGTFNSMGEGTIINFDGTPLVTGNSLADEIITGEVRPKLVQEARRLWGVENNPYQFGHRGYVAVQGGAQDCPYTYMQDLVKGEYRLPWEEEVLHKDGTSCGFPAPTRTYKG is encoded by the coding sequence ATGAGCGGCTTGGGTGGCTTAAATAAATCGCCGGATGGCGTCGTGATTGGTTTAGTGCAGTTGCAGTTGCCAGTAGTGGCAACGCCAGAGGATCTGGTCACTCAAACCGGGCGTATCTGCGACATGGTCGCCAAGGCGCGGCGTAACCTACCGAGCATGGACCTGGTGGTGTTTCCAGAGTATTCGCTGCACGGGCTGTCGATGGACACCAACCCAGAGAGTATGTGTCGGCTGGACGGGCCTGAGGTTGCTGCTTTTCAAGCCGCCTGCCGCCAGCACAAGATCTGGGGCTGCTTTTCGCTGATGGAATATAACCCCAACGGCAATCCCTACAACAGCGGCATCATTATTGACGACACGGGCGAAATCCAGCTCTACTACCGCAAACTGCATCCCTGGGTGCCAGTTGAGCCCTGGGAGCCCGGAAACCTGGGCATTCCAGTCTGCAAAGGTCCCAATGGCAGCACCTTGGCCCTGATCATCTGCCACGACGGCATGTTCCCAGAGATGGCACGGGAATGTGCCTACAAAGGAGCAGACATCATGCTCCGCACCGCCGGTTACACTGCCCCTATCCGTCACGCCTGGAATATTACCAACCAGGCCAATGCCTTCTGCAATTTGATCTATACCGCCTCGGTTTGCATGTGCGGCAGTGATGGCACCTTTAACTCGATGGGCGAGGGCACAATCATCAACTTTGATGGCACACCCCTAGTCACGGGCAATAGTTTGGCCGACGAAATCATCACTGGGGAAGTACGGCCCAAACTGGTGCAGGAGGCGCGGCGTCTGTGGGGCGTCGAGAACAATCCTTACCAGTTCGGACACCGGGGCTATGTCGCTGTCCAGGGTGGCGCGCAGGATTGCCCCTATACCTACATGCAAGATCTAGTCAAAGGAGAATATCGTTTGCCTTGGGAAGAGGAAGTTCTACACAAGGACGGTACATCCTGTGGCTTCCCTGCCCCCACTCGCACCTATAAGGGTTAA
- a CDS encoding cysteine hydrolase family protein, translating into MAEPLLVVDVQSGFINDFTHHIPQRIACLLERHQHEPVLFTRFVNRVDGPYYRLLNWQGCESEPETRLATELEPFIKPDFVFAKSGVCGIPDELCRYLQEQHFERIFVAGIDTDMCVLKIAMDLFDIGIEPVVLTDCCASTAGLQAHLAGLAVLSRNIGAKRLREAGVGDGTLAAPD; encoded by the coding sequence ATGGCTGAGCCATTACTGGTAGTTGATGTTCAATCCGGTTTCATCAACGACTTTACACACCACATTCCACAGCGGATTGCCTGTTTGCTAGAGCGGCATCAGCATGAGCCCGTTCTGTTTACGCGGTTCGTCAACCGGGTTGATGGCCCTTACTACCGCCTGCTGAATTGGCAGGGTTGCGAATCTGAGCCGGAGACGCGTTTGGCTACAGAGCTTGAACCTTTTATCAAACCAGATTTTGTCTTTGCTAAATCCGGAGTTTGTGGCATTCCAGACGAGCTTTGCCGCTATCTGCAAGAACAGCATTTTGAGCGAATCTTTGTCGCTGGGATCGACACAGATATGTGTGTGCTAAAGATCGCGATGGATTTGTTTGATATTGGCATTGAGCCCGTTGTCTTGACTGATTGCTGCGCCAGTACTGCTGGTTTACAAGCCCATCTTGCCGGTTTAGCCGTGTTGAGCCGCAACATAGGGGCTAAACGGCTGCGGGAGGCTGGGGTTGGTGATGGCACCCTAGCTGCTCCTGATTAA
- a CDS encoding MbtH family protein produces the protein MSLNDQEDNTVYKVVVNHEEQYSIWPVERKNPLGWRDVGKRGLKAECLAHIKEVWTDMRPLSLRKQMEETSQG, from the coding sequence ATGAGCTTGAACGATCAGGAAGACAACACGGTTTACAAAGTGGTAGTCAATCACGAAGAACAATACTCGATTTGGCCAGTTGAACGGAAAAACCCACTGGGTTGGCGAGATGTCGGCAAGCGTGGCTTAAAGGCCGAGTGTTTGGCTCACATCAAAGAAGTCTGGACTGACATGCGGCCTCTGAGTTTGCGCAAACAGATGGAAGAAACATCTCAAGGCTAA
- a CDS encoding FAD-dependent oxidoreductase has translation MKVIVVGAGIMGLAAAWALHCHGHQVEVYEQGSIPNPLGSSVDQHRLIRFPYGSERGYTRMVAEAYQAWEQLWADLEGANDLGERDPGKGLYATTGTLVLVSNAEQWAAESAATMEQLGLPVSWLSPDQVRQAFPLLELDGVSRAFHLQSGGVLLAERIVAALAQHLARQGVALHSHQAVWELDPERARLVLADGSVVGADRLVIAAGPWVSRLLPDLAKRVTPSRQVVVYLEPPAELASAWAAMPMVLDIDPQSGLYLVPPVLGTGLKLGNHCFTLAGDPDCERIPTAAEAQAMFEQGRHRLKDFDRYRLQSTRTCFYTVEANEQFILEPVGNAWLMTGFSGHGFKFASVLGLALAETLAGKRTAAELSQWAAGQAD, from the coding sequence GTGAAGGTCATTGTTGTTGGGGCTGGCATCATGGGTCTGGCAGCAGCCTGGGCTCTACATTGCCACGGGCACCAAGTTGAGGTTTATGAGCAAGGCTCGATTCCTAACCCTTTGGGCTCCTCAGTTGACCAGCACCGCCTGATCCGCTTTCCCTACGGCAGCGAGCGGGGCTATACGCGTATGGTGGCTGAGGCTTACCAGGCTTGGGAGCAGCTGTGGGCTGATCTAGAAGGTGCAAACGACCTAGGCGAAAGGGATCCAGGCAAGGGGCTCTATGCAACCACGGGCACGCTGGTTCTGGTGAGCAATGCTGAGCAGTGGGCAGCAGAGTCCGCCGCCACGATGGAGCAACTAGGTCTGCCGGTGTCCTGGCTCAGCCCTGACCAGGTGAGACAGGCCTTTCCGCTGCTAGAGCTGGATGGTGTGAGCCGTGCTTTTCATCTTCAGAGTGGCGGGGTGCTGCTGGCAGAACGGATTGTTGCGGCGCTGGCTCAGCACTTAGCGCGGCAGGGCGTAGCTCTGCATTCGCATCAGGCAGTGTGGGAGTTGGACCCGGAGCGGGCGCGGCTGGTTCTAGCGGATGGCTCAGTGGTGGGAGCCGACAGGCTGGTGATTGCGGCAGGGCCTTGGGTCAGTCGGCTGCTACCGGATCTAGCTAAGCGGGTGACGCCTTCGCGCCAAGTGGTGGTTTACCTGGAGCCACCGGCGGAGCTGGCTTCTGCCTGGGCTGCAATGCCAATGGTGCTGGATATTGACCCCCAGTCTGGGCTCTATCTGGTGCCGCCGGTTTTGGGGACAGGGCTGAAGCTGGGCAACCACTGCTTTACGCTGGCTGGCGACCCAGATTGCGAACGCATACCGACTGCGGCGGAAGCCCAAGCCATGTTTGAGCAGGGTCGGCATCGGCTCAAAGACTTTGACCGCTATCGCCTCCAGAGCACCCGCACCTGCTTCTACACGGTGGAGGCGAACGAGCAGTTTATTCTTGAGCCCGTAGGCAACGCTTGGTTGATGACTGGCTTCTCCGGCCACGGCTTCAAGTTTGCCTCAGTGTTGGGCTTGGCGCTGGCGGAAACGCTGGCAGGTAAACGAACGGCAGCAGAGCTGAGTCAGTGGGCAGCAGGTCAGGCAGACTGA
- the recR gene encoding recombination mediator RecR: MVYTRPLARLIEQLQRLPGIGPKTAQRLALHLLKRPAAEVETLAQALLEAREQVGLCTTCFHLSAQNPCEICRASNRDSHVLCVVADSRDLIAIERTREFRGQYHVLGGVLSPMDGIGPEQLHINELVHRVSKNSVEEVILAISPSVEGDTTTLYVGKLIKPFTRVTRIASGVPMGGDLEYADEVTLIRALEGRRELD; encoded by the coding sequence ATGGTTTACACTCGCCCTCTAGCCCGCCTGATCGAACAGCTCCAACGTCTGCCTGGCATTGGTCCCAAGACGGCTCAGCGCTTGGCCTTACATCTATTGAAACGCCCAGCGGCTGAAGTCGAAACTCTGGCTCAGGCTTTGTTAGAAGCCCGTGAGCAAGTGGGCTTATGTACCACCTGCTTTCACTTATCTGCCCAGAACCCCTGCGAAATCTGCCGCGCCAGTAACCGGGACTCGCACGTGCTCTGTGTGGTCGCCGACTCCCGGGATTTGATTGCCATTGAACGCACCCGCGAGTTCCGAGGGCAATACCACGTGCTGGGCGGGGTGCTGTCGCCAATGGATGGCATTGGTCCTGAACAGTTGCATATCAACGAACTCGTGCATCGAGTCAGCAAGAACTCGGTTGAAGAGGTCATTCTGGCAATTAGTCCTAGCGTTGAAGGCGACACTACCACTCTCTATGTCGGCAAGTTGATTAAGCCTTTCACTCGCGTCACCCGCATTGCTTCTGGTGTACCAATGGGCGGCGATTTGGAATATGCCGACGAAGTGACCCTCATACGGGCTTTGGAGGGACGACGGGAATTGGATTAG
- a CDS encoding PTPA-CTERM sorting domain-containing protein produces MFNLKHAAQAAAVSVLLTVTAGIPAQAAIISGKISGTVTQLIGGYVPQTVQLGSPIRGSYSYDSESAGAWGRASLTAFDLSIGDNPFRFDLSSVMGVVLLGAGSGGSDLLSVDFRNDEAGTFFGFPGPIGYGSLRASATEGDGIFSLMAGRYDDLEYYGYIESDNIVARPDGSTPAIPAPALMPGLVGLGMAAWRKQRQNQDTIEVS; encoded by the coding sequence ATGTTTAATCTCAAGCACGCAGCCCAGGCTGCGGCCGTTAGCGTTTTGTTGACTGTAACGGCTGGAATTCCGGCTCAAGCTGCAATCATCAGCGGCAAGATTTCGGGAACCGTGACTCAGCTGATCGGAGGTTATGTTCCCCAAACGGTTCAGCTCGGTAGCCCGATCAGAGGCAGCTATAGTTACGACTCTGAATCAGCTGGAGCATGGGGTCGCGCATCACTCACAGCGTTTGACCTATCCATTGGCGATAATCCCTTCCGCTTTGACTTGAGCAGCGTGATGGGAGTGGTCCTTCTAGGCGCAGGGTCTGGTGGAAGCGATCTGCTCAGCGTAGATTTTCGAAACGACGAAGCTGGGACCTTCTTTGGGTTTCCTGGTCCTATTGGTTATGGCTCCCTGAGAGCATCTGCAACTGAGGGTGACGGAATTTTTTCTCTCATGGCAGGTCGATATGATGACCTTGAATACTATGGCTATATCGAGTCGGACAACATAGTTGCTCGCCCTGATGGTTCTACGCCTGCCATCCCTGCACCTGCCTTAATGCCCGGTTTAGTTGGCTTGGGCATGGCTGCTTGGCGTAAACAACGCCAGAATCAAGACACTATCGAAGTTTCCTAA